Within Lolium rigidum isolate FL_2022 chromosome 5, APGP_CSIRO_Lrig_0.1, whole genome shotgun sequence, the genomic segment ACGCTGGCGGTCTACTCCTCGCCGACGCCGAACCCCTTCAGCCCCAACAACAGGCGCGtcgccaggcccaggcccaggctcccgCCGATCTCCATCTCCATGGACCCGGCCCTCGCCGACCCGGCCCACGTGCAGGCCCTCATGCTCGCCTGCGCGCACTCCTGCGCCATCCGCCTGCCCGCGccgcccggcgccgccgccaggcCGGAGCCCGTCGACATCCGCAAGCTCCGCACCGCGCTCGCGCACAGCTTCCTGGTCGTGTCCGTCTTCTGCGGCGCCAGGTTCCTGGAGCTGGAGGACGGCGGCGGAGCGGACGACCGGCGGTTCCTGGGCCTG encodes:
- the LOC124653758 gene encoding acetyltransferase NSI-like, coding for MAAGVSRLPPRLTTLAVYSSPTPNPFSPNNRRVARPRPRLPPISISMDPALADPAHVQALMLACAHSCAIRLPAPPGAAARPEPVDIRKLRTALAHSFLVVSVFCGARFLELEDGGGADDRRFLGLELGLGLGRRGEQRLVGFGRAVSDVGLTASVHDVVVHPSLQRRGIGRKILEKITRVLHSRGIYDISALCTGKERPFFESCGFDNDAMGSTTMMYTKSIQK